In Pseudothermotoga hypogea DSM 11164 = NBRC 106472, the following are encoded in one genomic region:
- a CDS encoding GerMN domain-containing protein: MKKFVLVLLIVLSAQLVARQLTLFYLDDKLNPVSVRQNVGDDSDLVKTIFDRLASPPNGLKSFVPSDVLRAYFFVESYLVIDLKRGPISMLDFTQERFFVHQLLRTIFENFSGIDAVYFLVDGSRRDVLTKMVDVRFGFARHFWSRWPVEGEQ; this comes from the coding sequence ATGAAGAAGTTTGTACTTGTTCTGCTGATCGTCCTCTCAGCGCAGCTCGTGGCGAGACAGTTGACACTCTTTTATCTCGATGATAAGCTCAATCCAGTTTCTGTTCGACAGAACGTTGGTGATGACAGCGACCTGGTGAAAACGATCTTCGACAGGTTGGCTTCTCCGCCGAACGGGCTGAAGAGTTTCGTCCCAAGCGATGTTTTGAGGGCTTACTTTTTCGTGGAAAGTTACCTGGTCATCGATCTGAAGAGAGGCCCTATATCCATGCTCGATTTCACGCAGGAGCGGTTCTTCGTGCATCAACTCTTGAGGACCATCTTCGAGAACTTTTCCGGGATCGACGCTGTCTACTTCCTGGTGGATGGTTCAAGAAGAGATGTGCTCACGAAGATGGTGGACGTGAGGTTTGGGTTTGCAAGGCACTTTTGGAGCCGCTGGCCAGTGGAGGGTGAACAGTAA
- a CDS encoding tRNA (adenine-N1)-methyltransferase, with product MDSVQLGDRVLALFEDGRSFLFKVQDGKLQTHHGIIDLASLVGKNYGSVCETHTKERFYIMKPRLVDEIYKMKRQTQIVYPKDIGFILLMLDVHEGKTVIDAGVGSGAMCAALARAVGTKGKVYAYERREEFKKLAQENLTKWGLADRVEIKLRDISEGFDERVDAIFLDVPDPWNYIRQCYEALNGSGNIAIVCPTTNQVQHVLEEISKFSFVGIEVWESLFRQYKPVADRLRPFDRMVAHTAYMIFARKVMNDWRD from the coding sequence ATGGACTCGGTTCAGCTCGGTGACAGGGTCTTGGCGTTGTTCGAGGATGGTCGCTCGTTCCTCTTCAAGGTTCAGGACGGTAAGCTCCAGACTCACCACGGGATCATAGATCTGGCATCACTCGTTGGTAAGAACTACGGGAGCGTTTGTGAAACGCACACAAAGGAACGTTTTTACATCATGAAACCCCGTTTGGTCGACGAGATTTACAAGATGAAACGGCAGACGCAGATAGTCTATCCTAAGGACATAGGCTTCATTCTGTTGATGCTCGATGTGCACGAAGGTAAAACGGTCATAGATGCAGGAGTTGGCAGTGGTGCAATGTGTGCGGCACTGGCTCGAGCGGTGGGAACCAAAGGTAAGGTCTATGCGTACGAAAGAAGAGAAGAGTTCAAGAAATTAGCGCAAGAGAATCTGACAAAGTGGGGTTTGGCGGACAGGGTTGAGATCAAGCTGAGAGACATATCCGAAGGTTTTGACGAACGAGTAGATGCGATCTTTTTGGACGTTCCTGACCCGTGGAACTACATTCGACAATGCTATGAGGCACTGAACGGTTCTGGAAACATCGCGATCGTGTGTCCCACGACGAACCAAGTCCAGCACGTGCTCGAGGAGATCTCGAAGTTTTCGTTCGTGGGTATCGAGGTGTGGGAGAGTTTGTTCAGGCAGTACAAACCCGTTGCAGATAGACTCAGACCCTTTGACAGGATGGTCGCACACACCGCCTACATGATTTTCGCACGGAAGGTAATGAACGATTGGAGGGATTGA
- a CDS encoding S41 family peptidase, producing MRKNVFVVVTVGVVVLLTAWLLSGAVTPKDVDKALTPFYQTLSYILNAYYERDSIDLNKLIDSAIDGLVKGLGDDFSYYEGPEEVEEKQIEMEGEYGGLGIEVTYDSEYKAVKVIAPMYGTPAWRAGLKPGDRIVSIDDQPVSEMQYMEAVRKLRGQPGTQVKIKVLREGVQELLTFEIVREVIRIVPVKHAYIETQKGRVGYVMITRFGAKTTQEMASALDEIFEKGVQGILLDLRNNPGGYLNSAIDVASFFVDKGIIVKTRNAYGVEEVYESKGNKYPNVPVVILVNKGSASASEIVTGALKDNNVAKIVGQTTFGKGSVQTGFPLANGGTLYLTTARYMTPSGKDIHRIGIEPDVVVEEENEKPRETLVYDYTKKIVEVNLEDPFIAKGLETLLELIE from the coding sequence ATGAGGAAAAACGTGTTTGTTGTCGTGACAGTTGGTGTGGTCGTACTCCTCACAGCATGGCTTCTGAGCGGAGCTGTGACCCCCAAAGATGTGGACAAGGCCTTGACTCCTTTCTACCAAACTCTTTCTTACATTCTGAACGCCTACTACGAGAGGGACAGCATCGACTTGAACAAGCTCATCGACTCCGCGATCGATGGTCTGGTGAAAGGTCTCGGCGACGATTTTTCTTACTACGAGGGTCCGGAAGAGGTTGAGGAAAAGCAGATCGAGATGGAAGGCGAGTACGGAGGTCTCGGTATAGAAGTGACGTACGACAGCGAGTACAAAGCAGTGAAGGTCATAGCGCCCATGTACGGAACTCCCGCCTGGCGGGCCGGCCTGAAACCGGGTGACAGGATTGTTTCGATAGACGATCAACCCGTCAGTGAGATGCAGTACATGGAGGCGGTTCGAAAGCTGAGGGGTCAGCCCGGCACTCAGGTGAAGATCAAGGTTCTGAGGGAAGGTGTGCAGGAATTGTTGACCTTCGAGATCGTCAGAGAGGTCATCCGAATCGTACCGGTCAAGCATGCTTACATCGAGACACAAAAAGGGCGCGTCGGCTACGTCATGATCACCCGGTTCGGTGCGAAGACTACCCAGGAGATGGCTTCGGCCCTGGACGAAATCTTTGAGAAGGGCGTTCAAGGCATATTGTTGGACCTGAGAAACAATCCAGGAGGCTATCTGAACAGCGCAATAGACGTTGCGAGTTTCTTTGTGGACAAGGGAATCATCGTGAAAACGAGGAACGCTTATGGTGTTGAAGAAGTGTACGAGTCGAAGGGCAACAAGTATCCCAATGTCCCCGTCGTGATTTTGGTGAACAAAGGTTCCGCCTCGGCATCCGAGATAGTTACCGGAGCGCTGAAGGACAACAACGTGGCTAAGATCGTTGGACAGACGACTTTCGGAAAAGGCTCTGTTCAAACCGGATTTCCTCTTGCCAACGGTGGGACGCTGTATTTGACCACGGCAAGGTACATGACACCTTCCGGCAAAGATATCCACAGGATAGGGATCGAACCGGATGTTGTGGTAGAAGAGGAGAATGAAAAACCGAGGGAAACTCTGGTGTACGACTACACGAAGAAAATCGTTGAAGTCAATTTGGAAGATCCTTTCATCGCAAAAGGCTTAGAAACATTGCTGGAGTTGATTGAATGA
- a CDS encoding efflux RND transporter permease subunit, whose protein sequence is MTDLVLRHHRTLLVVFLLSAFLFALFGLRRISINSDLTNLADKFDQNYKEQIGFLSEKLSSNILVVLAYTDGNIEKAKRAVELLKERFEESGYVSETLKMDNPELFVKYGFLGLDSEVLRRVQNAFDFGEGSFLDFSQWRNLFASLSMLNELAEEYINRKGIEQYILLSPDQRLILINFALNSSVSDVNAIYQAVAGLRNTAKEVSKATGVRFAFTGTPAGVYESNNQVQRDFAITSIVSLSGISLIVYLGYGSLSVLLCLFLSMVVGMCMTLGLAGLLVGEINIVTSFVNAMVLGLGIDYGIHVMTRIAEYSRFKDLREGIKEALSELLKPSLIALLTTVGAFSSMYLGLSRPFVQMATFSIIGMICFYLTMMLFLPSMLLSLRIRPVEHEKLTFLRRLFSMSRSRRFALVVSAVLIAFIPLGALNLKEYWYTPPGLVAKRAESAMAFAELKKSFQRVGFGEICVVAEDLEELHRLDQLLKSSDLFIPPLSVLSLMEFSKFDGNGSAQNLYASLSEMVNNPFLLAVFKRIGMYPQILDMLRLLKGSKDLNDVLSELQKDVPLFFYQRAGHTMYVLYTDTTKDLYKDNRLKIVHNFVTENGVKSFGTPMILYMIMEDMRKSMYSVIFLTVCGIFFMLLLSVRSLKASLWITVGVLASIVGTFGAGSLLNIRTTFMTLLSVPLLLGLGVDSFIHMRHAVLRNDETHTYRTFKSVFLSIITTIAAFGSFSTAQGQLLREFGVLMGIGFVMCFFTTALLSFHVLGGEDRENSDVH, encoded by the coding sequence ATGACAGACCTTGTGTTGAGACATCACCGTACCTTGTTGGTCGTTTTTTTGCTTTCAGCTTTTCTCTTCGCTCTTTTTGGACTCAGGAGAATCTCCATAAATTCTGATCTGACGAACTTAGCCGACAAGTTCGACCAAAACTACAAAGAACAGATAGGCTTCCTGTCCGAGAAGCTTTCTTCGAACATTCTGGTGGTGCTCGCATATACAGACGGCAACATTGAAAAGGCGAAGAGGGCTGTTGAGCTTTTGAAGGAACGGTTCGAGGAGAGCGGATACGTTTCAGAAACGTTGAAGATGGATAATCCCGAGCTGTTTGTGAAGTACGGCTTTCTGGGCCTCGATTCGGAAGTGTTACGCCGGGTACAGAACGCTTTCGATTTTGGTGAGGGAAGTTTCCTGGATTTTTCTCAGTGGAGAAATTTGTTCGCTTCTTTGTCAATGCTCAACGAGCTTGCGGAAGAATACATCAACAGGAAGGGCATCGAGCAGTACATACTGCTCTCTCCAGATCAGCGTTTGATACTCATCAACTTCGCTTTGAATTCGAGCGTGAGCGATGTTAACGCCATCTATCAAGCCGTTGCCGGACTGCGCAACACTGCGAAGGAAGTGAGCAAAGCTACCGGAGTTCGATTTGCGTTCACAGGTACACCCGCGGGTGTATATGAATCGAACAATCAGGTTCAGAGAGATTTCGCCATCACCTCCATCGTATCGTTGTCCGGAATAAGCTTAATAGTCTATTTGGGCTATGGAAGTTTGAGTGTCTTACTCTGTCTTTTCCTCTCGATGGTAGTTGGCATGTGCATGACCCTTGGTTTGGCAGGCCTCCTGGTTGGCGAGATCAACATAGTGACTTCCTTCGTGAACGCAATGGTGTTGGGACTCGGGATCGACTACGGAATTCATGTCATGACGAGGATCGCAGAATATTCGAGATTCAAGGATCTCAGAGAAGGTATCAAGGAAGCTCTCTCGGAATTGCTCAAACCCAGTCTGATTGCTCTTTTGACGACCGTAGGCGCCTTTAGTTCGATGTACCTTGGACTCTCAAGACCTTTCGTTCAGATGGCAACCTTCTCCATCATCGGTATGATCTGCTTTTATCTGACCATGATGCTCTTTTTGCCGTCGATGCTCTTGAGTTTAAGAATTCGGCCCGTCGAACATGAGAAACTCACTTTCCTGAGGAGACTCTTTTCGATGAGTCGGTCAAGGAGGTTTGCGCTTGTAGTTTCTGCTGTACTGATCGCATTCATTCCATTGGGAGCTTTGAATTTAAAGGAATACTGGTACACTCCTCCGGGACTCGTTGCCAAGCGAGCCGAGTCTGCCATGGCCTTCGCTGAGCTGAAGAAGAGTTTTCAGAGGGTTGGCTTCGGAGAAATCTGTGTGGTCGCAGAAGATTTGGAAGAGTTGCATCGGTTGGACCAGTTGCTGAAAAGCTCTGATCTTTTCATTCCACCGCTGTCGGTACTGAGCCTGATGGAGTTCTCGAAGTTCGATGGTAATGGAAGTGCACAGAATCTCTACGCGAGTCTCAGTGAAATGGTGAACAATCCTTTCTTACTGGCCGTTTTCAAAAGAATCGGTATGTATCCGCAGATTTTGGATATGCTCAGACTCTTAAAAGGCTCGAAAGATTTGAACGACGTGCTGAGTGAGCTTCAGAAAGACGTTCCTCTCTTTTTCTATCAAAGAGCTGGACACACCATGTACGTTCTTTACACGGACACAACGAAAGATTTGTACAAAGACAATCGTCTGAAGATCGTTCACAACTTTGTCACCGAAAATGGCGTCAAATCTTTCGGGACACCCATGATACTCTACATGATCATGGAGGACATGAGAAAGAGCATGTACTCAGTGATATTTCTTACCGTTTGTGGTATCTTTTTCATGTTGCTGCTGAGCGTCAGATCTTTAAAAGCCAGTCTCTGGATCACTGTGGGAGTCTTGGCTTCCATAGTTGGAACGTTTGGAGCGGGGTCATTGCTCAACATCCGTACCACGTTCATGACCTTGCTTTCTGTGCCTTTGCTGCTTGGACTCGGGGTGGACAGTTTCATTCACATGAGACACGCGGTCTTGAGGAACGACGAGACACACACCTATAGGACTTTCAAATCGGTGTTCCTGTCTATTATAACGACCATAGCGGCTTTTGGAAGTTTCTCTACGGCTCAGGGCCAGCTCCTGAGGGAGTTCGGCGTTCTCATGGGGATAGGATTCGTGATGTGTTTCTTCACAACCGCGCTTTTGAGCTTCCACGTTCTTGGAGGTGAAGATCGTGAAAATAGCGATGTTCACTGA
- a CDS encoding glycosyltransferase family 4 protein, translating to MKIAMFTETYVPQKNGVATSVFLYKRALEERGHQVYVVTTVGQTNDEIFVLKSSQFKYESNHVIPTSGRLLPVLDFVRRKRVEIIHSHAPFALGLRALATQKYLKIPHVHTYHTLLVEYRHYIPKPLTPSRESVAEFSAWFCNMVNRIVAPTENIKQELMGYGVVKPIHVIPTGIDVESFERPSLLDVRKRHGISPQTKLLLYVGRLAKEKNVSFLLRVLRELLNKNYDVILIFVGDGPERDQLEEEAKGLEIEDRVTFTGALPREQLVDYYQQADLFVFASMTETQGLVVLESLAAGTPVVAVAKMGIANVLKDRKGALLLQEPKLEEFVEKVEMLLSDTRLYDEMRSEGKAYVKQHWSIQKTVQDLEKVYELSLLEGPAEVEYYTSVWIEIIVEKMKQISSKIFTSGGGRRAGFAPFSRTRGR from the coding sequence GTGAAAATAGCGATGTTCACTGAAACTTACGTTCCTCAAAAAAATGGCGTTGCGACGTCTGTCTTTCTATACAAGCGTGCGCTCGAAGAGCGAGGCCATCAGGTGTACGTTGTCACGACAGTCGGGCAGACCAACGACGAGATTTTCGTGCTGAAGAGTTCACAGTTCAAGTACGAATCGAACCACGTAATTCCAACCAGTGGTCGGCTACTCCCCGTGCTCGATTTCGTTCGCAGAAAAAGAGTCGAGATCATTCACAGCCATGCCCCGTTCGCACTCGGACTGAGGGCTCTTGCAACGCAAAAATATCTGAAAATTCCTCACGTTCACACGTACCACACTTTGCTGGTCGAATACCGACACTACATTCCAAAGCCACTCACACCTTCGAGAGAAAGTGTTGCGGAGTTTTCCGCCTGGTTCTGCAACATGGTCAACAGGATCGTCGCACCGACCGAAAACATAAAACAAGAACTGATGGGTTATGGCGTGGTGAAACCCATTCACGTGATACCAACCGGGATCGATGTGGAATCTTTCGAAAGACCTTCACTCCTCGACGTAAGGAAGAGGCACGGAATATCTCCCCAGACAAAGTTGTTGCTCTACGTTGGAAGGTTGGCGAAAGAAAAGAACGTGTCTTTTCTGCTCCGTGTGCTCAGAGAGCTGTTGAACAAAAACTACGATGTAATCCTCATATTCGTCGGTGATGGGCCCGAGAGAGACCAGCTGGAAGAGGAAGCAAAAGGGCTCGAAATAGAAGACAGAGTGACCTTCACTGGTGCCCTTCCACGAGAACAACTCGTTGACTACTATCAGCAGGCTGATCTGTTCGTCTTCGCCTCGATGACTGAAACTCAAGGGCTCGTGGTCCTCGAATCTCTGGCGGCAGGGACGCCCGTGGTGGCCGTCGCGAAAATGGGAATCGCAAACGTTTTGAAGGATCGTAAGGGTGCTTTGCTCTTACAGGAACCAAAACTGGAAGAGTTCGTCGAAAAAGTGGAAATGCTGCTTTCCGATACGAGACTGTACGATGAGATGAGATCGGAAGGAAAAGCTTACGTGAAACAGCACTGGTCCATACAAAAAACGGTCCAGGATCTGGAAAAAGTTTACGAGCTGAGCCTTCTCGAAGGTCCAGCCGAAGTGGAGTATTATACCAGCGTGTGGATCGAGATCATCGTGGAGAAGATGAAACAGATCTCCAGCAAGATCTTCACTTCAGGAGGTGGTAGGCGTGCTGGCTTTGCACCTTTTTCTCGGACACGTGGTCGCTGA
- a CDS encoding biotin--[acetyl-CoA-carboxylase] ligase gives MIGEKLIRVPIIGSTNDFLKENWKLFPHGTVIVADVQTTGRGRFNRAWYSPEGGLWFSVLFKPRKNMRPNFYTKLSAVSIVRSLRPLKVEAKLKWPNDVYVDGKKLAGILTETIFEEDRLGAIIVGIGMNVNNEIPKELEKKATSLKLLVGEELERLSVLSMILREMNRALRVYSRKPEALTRVWKNMLIQKEGQLICVNVGGETLKGEIVQIDDESITLRIQDKTMRLSSLEIVDC, from the coding sequence ATGATCGGTGAAAAACTCATAAGGGTACCGATCATAGGTTCAACCAACGATTTTCTCAAGGAAAACTGGAAACTGTTTCCGCATGGCACGGTAATCGTTGCGGACGTTCAAACCACGGGCCGTGGCAGGTTCAACAGAGCCTGGTATTCGCCCGAAGGAGGACTGTGGTTCTCGGTACTTTTCAAACCCAGAAAGAACATGCGACCGAACTTTTACACGAAGCTCAGCGCGGTCTCGATCGTCAGATCCTTAAGACCATTGAAGGTCGAAGCAAAGTTGAAGTGGCCGAACGATGTCTACGTAGATGGGAAGAAACTCGCAGGCATACTCACAGAAACTATTTTCGAAGAAGATCGACTGGGAGCGATCATCGTGGGAATAGGCATGAACGTCAACAACGAGATCCCCAAAGAGCTTGAGAAGAAAGCCACGAGTCTTAAGCTTCTGGTTGGTGAAGAACTCGAAAGGTTGTCGGTGCTGTCTATGATCCTCAGAGAGATGAACAGAGCTCTCAGAGTATATTCAAGAAAACCAGAGGCCTTGACACGGGTGTGGAAAAACATGTTGATTCAAAAAGAAGGGCAGCTCATTTGTGTGAACGTGGGCGGTGAAACGTTGAAGGGTGAGATCGTTCAGATAGACGATGAATCGATCACACTCAGAATACAAGACAAAACGATGCGCCTCAGTTCGCTGGAGATTGTGGACTGTTAG